Proteins from one Patescibacteria group bacterium genomic window:
- the murJ gene encoding murein biosynthesis integral membrane protein MurJ, producing MWRKLWYKINNTVTGGAFIIACFSFLAKIIALFRERLIAHNFGASEISDVYYAAFRLPDLIFNTLVLGALTSAFIPVFQKVWRKDKEEGIYLSNSVLNFFLLFVGVLVILAIIFADRIMPLITPGFSEWQMTELIRLTRIMLLAVIFFVISNVVGGVLNSMKRFFSFSLAASFYNIGIIIGIVYFYKIYGLLGLAYGVLLGAVLHLLVQLPEIIKNGWRYKLVLTFDKNLFKILKLMLPRTIGLAAGQVNLIAITMIASTLSVGSIAVFNLANNLQSLPVSLFAVSLAVAVFPTFTQAASEKNDAMFAENFSKSFRRILFLLIPTSVLLVILRAQIVRVILGTGAFSWSNTADTAQALGFFAISIFAQGLIPLLARSFYAYEDTKTPMTISIFSIALNIVLSWYLAKIYGVVGLALSFSISSILNMFLLYVTLNLKVQNLDTNKIVNSLLKILFNSFFAASVTYAGLHLFAPLVDMRTFLGIFLQGLAAGSLGLITYLVLGIVFKLDELAIVKQLLKRSLLLFKNGKHT from the coding sequence ATGTGGCGGAAGCTGTGGTACAAAATCAATAACACAGTCACAGGGGGTGCATTTATAATCGCCTGTTTTTCTTTTTTGGCCAAAATAATTGCTTTGTTTAGAGAGAGACTTATTGCTCACAATTTTGGCGCCAGTGAGATATCTGATGTTTACTACGCAGCTTTTCGTCTGCCTGATCTTATATTCAATACTTTGGTCTTAGGAGCTCTTACCTCGGCCTTTATCCCTGTCTTTCAAAAAGTCTGGCGCAAAGATAAGGAAGAGGGGATTTATCTTTCAAATTCAGTCTTGAATTTTTTCTTATTGTTTGTTGGGGTTTTGGTTATATTGGCGATTATTTTTGCTGATAGAATAATGCCTCTTATTACACCAGGGTTTTCCGAATGGCAGATGACCGAGCTTATAAGATTGACCAGAATTATGCTTTTGGCCGTTATATTTTTTGTAATCTCCAATGTAGTGGGTGGAGTATTGAATTCTATGAAAAGATTTTTTAGTTTTTCTTTGGCTGCTAGTTTTTACAATATTGGTATTATCATCGGAATTGTGTATTTTTATAAGATATATGGCCTCTTGGGTTTAGCTTATGGAGTTTTATTAGGCGCTGTACTTCATCTTTTAGTTCAACTGCCAGAAATTATAAAAAATGGTTGGCGTTATAAATTAGTTTTAACCTTTGATAAAAATCTTTTTAAGATATTAAAACTAATGTTGCCTCGGACAATTGGTTTGGCAGCCGGTCAAGTCAATTTGATTGCCATTACCATGATTGCTTCTACTCTTAGTGTTGGTAGTATTGCCGTTTTTAATTTAGCTAATAATTTGCAAAGTTTGCCGGTCAGTTTATTTGCTGTGTCATTGGCAGTGGCAGTATTTCCGACTTTTACTCAGGCGGCTAGTGAAAAAAATGATGCTATGTTTGCTGAAAATTTTTCCAAAAGTTTTAGGCGGATATTATTTTTATTGATTCCCACTTCAGTTTTATTAGTTATTTTACGAGCTCAGATAGTGCGTGTCATATTAGGCACCGGGGCATTTAGCTGGTCCAATACTGCTGATACAGCTCAAGCGCTGGGCTTTTTTGCCATATCTATATTTGCTCAGGGGCTTATACCACTCTTGGCTAGATCTTTTTATGCATATGAGGACACCAAGACGCCAATGACAATTAGTATTTTTAGTATTGCTTTAAATATTGTTTTATCTTGGTATCTGGCCAAAATTTATGGAGTAGTTGGTCTAGCATTGTCATTTAGTATCAGTAGTATATTAAATATGTTCTTATTATACGTGACTTTAAATTTGAAAGTACAAAATCTTGATACTAATAAAATAGTTAATTCATTACTTAAAATTTTATTTAATTCATTTTTTGCCGCTTCAGTAACCTACGCCGGCCTTCATTTGTTTGCTCCATTGGTAGATATGCGTACCTTTTTAGGTATATTTTTGCAAGGCTTGGCCGCCGGCTCACTGGGCTTGATAACTTACTTAGTTTTAGGTATAGTATTCAAACTAGATGAGTTAGCAATTGTAAAACAGTTATTAAAGAGGTCATTATTATTGTTTAAAAATGGAAAACATACGTAA
- a CDS encoding DUF4012 domain-containing protein, which yields MSIKDTKNIYELKQELLEELDDFLVDENLVGLVKTEKKKKALEELDKLIKQDLSYPQILSALKKDVKEEIVTEPKANNSSIASPSNHVLDLRSNKNSPKSKESVFKKYQGSWQRTVEKINNPKLKKAKTQQIVPKEPTNKTSKIAFYVPAIGLSALASRLAVFVLVLAVILMPIRALVFYGQIKDDKAKIIDLGQRGMLSLESGVILASENSYQEAQSNFDEALDNFSQARQVLDEYHKWMLNAAGVLPIVGKPISLSSNMLNIASNISEAAGILSQKMQNNESPTDYIAVLNTQIDKTLPYLEKANKDLDGISSNILPANMQVYFDSLKDYLPSTIESLKSLNQTFDTILPLLGHDAEKRYLVLFQNNHELRPTGGFVGSFAMFDVYRGKIVNLDIPEGGLYDLEAGQGPAIKAPDALSLINSHFNIWDANWWYDFPSSAKKITWFYNQAGQSSIDGVIAINADVLQDLLAVLGPIRLDGYNLTIDQFNVFEVLQEEVELNYDKEENKPKAVVADLVPIVLERLLSNTEKQKEIVSVLVQTLAKKDIQIYSNHPDIQSQIADFGWAGQALSTNRDYLAVINTNIGGGKTDNYIYQTIDHQAEIMPNGEIIDTVRITRSHRGDKDNPFAGLDGGNFSYIRVYTPLGSDFIQAIGFDSRPFSYIQADNNAQLDPDIAQEEYKMIDSESSTEIFSSLDKTVFAGWTALKPGETKTVSIKYKLPFKLNTSDPLINDWWQKILKKDIRLDNYSLLVQSQSGLKNNIFYSSILLPNNLKVIFNNATDSDSLNITNDLITYSTELVRDQYFGFIVASK from the coding sequence ATGTCAATCAAAGATACTAAAAATATCTATGAGCTTAAACAAGAACTTTTAGAGGAGTTGGATGATTTTTTGGTAGATGAAAATTTAGTTGGGCTTGTAAAAACTGAAAAAAAGAAAAAAGCTTTAGAGGAGTTGGATAAGCTTATTAAGCAGGATTTGTCATATCCTCAGATTTTATCTGCTTTGAAAAAAGATGTTAAAGAAGAGATAGTCACAGAGCCAAAAGCTAACAATAGCTCTATTGCATCTCCATCTAACCATGTTTTAGATCTGAGGAGTAATAAAAATTCTCCCAAATCCAAAGAATCTGTCTTTAAAAAATATCAGGGCAGTTGGCAGAGGACAGTTGAAAAAATAAACAACCCAAAATTAAAAAAAGCAAAAACTCAACAAATAGTGCCTAAAGAACCAACTAATAAGACTTCTAAAATAGCTTTTTATGTGCCAGCTATTGGCTTATCAGCTTTAGCTAGCCGTTTGGCGGTCTTTGTTCTAGTTTTGGCTGTGATATTGATGCCTATTCGAGCTCTAGTCTTTTATGGTCAAATAAAAGATGATAAGGCTAAAATTATTGATCTTGGGCAACGTGGCATGTTGAGTTTAGAATCGGGTGTGATATTGGCTTCAGAAAATTCCTATCAAGAAGCTCAATCCAACTTTGATGAGGCTCTAGACAATTTTTCTCAAGCTCGTCAGGTATTGGATGAATACCACAAATGGATGCTTAATGCAGCCGGTGTACTACCAATAGTTGGCAAGCCAATATCATTGAGTTCCAATATGTTGAATATTGCTAGCAATATTTCTGAAGCCGCTGGTATATTGAGTCAAAAAATGCAAAATAATGAGAGTCCAACTGATTATATTGCAGTTTTAAATACACAAATTGATAAAACATTACCATATTTGGAAAAGGCAAATAAAGACTTGGACGGCATCTCTAGTAATATACTACCAGCCAACATGCAAGTTTATTTTGATAGTTTGAAAGATTATTTACCTTCTACTATTGAGAGCCTAAAAAGTTTAAATCAAACTTTTGATACTATACTACCACTCTTGGGTCATGATGCAGAAAAAAGATATTTAGTACTTTTCCAAAACAATCACGAGCTTAGACCAACTGGTGGTTTTGTTGGTAGTTTTGCGATGTTTGATGTTTACCGAGGTAAAATTGTAAATTTGGATATTCCAGAAGGGGGTTTGTATGATTTGGAAGCTGGTCAAGGTCCGGCCATCAAAGCCCCAGATGCTTTGTCGCTTATAAATTCTCATTTTAATATTTGGGATGCCAACTGGTGGTATGATTTTCCAAGCTCTGCCAAAAAAATTACTTGGTTTTATAACCAAGCAGGGCAATCTTCTATAGATGGTGTGATAGCTATAAATGCAGATGTCCTCCAAGATTTATTGGCTGTATTAGGCCCTATTAGATTAGATGGATATAATCTTACTATAGACCAGTTCAATGTATTTGAAGTTTTACAGGAAGAAGTAGAATTAAATTATGATAAAGAAGAAAATAAACCAAAAGCCGTAGTAGCAGATTTGGTGCCAATAGTTTTAGAAAGGCTTTTGTCAAATACTGAAAAGCAAAAAGAAATAGTCTCAGTTTTGGTCCAGACCTTGGCCAAAAAAGATATACAAATTTATAGTAATCATCCTGATATTCAATCACAAATTGCTGACTTTGGTTGGGCCGGTCAGGCCTTATCGACCAATCGTGATTATTTGGCGGTCATCAATACCAATATTGGTGGTGGTAAAACAGATAATTATATATACCAAACTATTGACCACCAAGCTGAGATAATGCCAAACGGTGAGATTATTGATACAGTGCGTATCACCAGATCACATCGTGGAGATAAAGATAACCCTTTTGCCGGCTTAGACGGAGGTAATTTTAGTTATATAAGGGTATATACACCCTTAGGCAGTGATTTTATCCAAGCTATTGGTTTTGATAGTAGGCCATTTTCTTATATCCAAGCTGATAATAATGCTCAATTAGATCCAGATATTGCCCAAGAAGAATATAAAATGATTGATAGTGAGTCATCAACTGAGATATTTTCTAGTTTGGACAAAACAGTTTTTGCTGGTTGGACAGCTTTAAAGCCCGGAGAAACAAAAACAGTTTCTATCAAATATAAATTACCTTTTAAACTCAATACATCTGATCCTTTGATCAACGATTGGTGGCAGAAAATTTTGAAAAAAGATATTCGTCTTGATAATTACAGCCTCTTGGTCCAGTCACAGTCTGGCTTAAAAAATAATATATTTTATTCCTCAATCCTGTTACCAAATAATTTAAAAGTAATTTTTAATAATGCTACAGACAGTGATAGTCTCAATATTACCAATGACTTGATAACATATAGTACCGAACTTGTCCGAGATCAATATTTTGGCTTTATTGTAGCTAGTAAATAA
- a CDS encoding glycosyltransferase family 4 protein, translating into MTIGIDIRALSNKKLTGIGKYIYYAIENILLYDKSNKYILISSGVRKNAYSHLKFDADNLSYRHISIPNKLLNLFFYLGIGKRWCHQFSKDIDVLWMPNLNFYQIDKSVPLVLTVHDLSFLHDREFYSLKRRYWHKTLKIDRLVKKAAQIIAVSANTKRDIVRFFPTTQDKIQVINPGVHTVALDDAKATELLKKYNVPEKYFVYVGTLEPRKNIASIIKAFDRLHLDYPDIYLLIAGGKGWVYKNILKNINKRNYVHYLDYVDSPAKNALYYKSLGLIWPSFYEGFGFPPMEALYYNIPVIVSYKTSLPETLGDQALYVDPYNISDIYENMKFIIEDKEFSKQYTASAKNFKLPSWPEQAKQIVDLFNNIKK; encoded by the coding sequence ATGACAATAGGCATTGATATACGAGCATTATCAAATAAAAAGCTGACCGGTATTGGTAAGTATATTTATTATGCTATAGAAAATATTCTTTTGTATGACAAAAGCAATAAATATATTTTGATAAGTTCTGGTGTGCGAAAAAATGCTTATAGTCATTTAAAATTTGATGCTGATAATTTATCTTATCGTCATATAAGTATACCCAATAAATTACTTAATTTATTTTTTTATCTGGGTATTGGTAAAAGATGGTGTCATCAGTTTTCCAAAGACATTGATGTACTATGGATGCCCAATTTAAATTTTTATCAGATTGACAAATCAGTGCCATTAGTTTTGACAGTTCATGATTTGTCATTTTTGCATGATAGGGAATTTTATTCTTTAAAGAGAAGATATTGGCATAAGACGCTCAAGATAGATAGATTAGTCAAAAAAGCGGCGCAGATAATTGCTGTCTCGGCTAACACCAAAAGAGATATCGTCCGTTTTTTCCCCACTACCCAAGATAAGATACAAGTTATAAATCCGGGCGTGCATACTGTGGCTTTAGATGATGCCAAAGCTACTGAGCTTTTGAAAAAATATAATGTTCCAGAAAAATATTTTGTCTACGTAGGCACTCTTGAACCACGAAAAAATATAGCCAGCATTATCAAAGCTTTTGATCGTTTACATCTTGACTATCCGGATATATATTTACTTATTGCCGGTGGCAAAGGTTGGGTCTATAAAAATATCTTAAAAAATATTAATAAGCGTAATTATGTTCATTATCTTGACTATGTTGATTCACCAGCCAAAAATGCTCTATATTACAAAAGTCTTGGTTTGATTTGGCCCTCTTTTTATGAAGGTTTTGGTTTTCCACCAATGGAGGCTCTGTATTATAATATTCCAGTTATTGTCAGCTACAAGACATCTTTGCCTGAGACCCTAGGTGATCAGGCATTGTATGTGGATCCTTATAATATTTCAGATATTTATGAAAATATGAAATTTATCATTGAGGATAAAGAATTTAGCAAACAATATACTGCTTCAGCCAAGAATTTTAAATTGCCTAGTTGGCCAGAACAAGCCAAACAAATAGTAGACTTATTTAATAATATAAAGAAATGA
- the lepA gene encoding translation elongation factor 4, with protein MENIRNFCIIAHIDHGKSTLADRMLEITGTVEKRRMKAQLLDQMDLERERGITIKLQPARMMWQGKILNLIDTPGHVDFSYEVSRSLAAVEGAILLVDATQGVEAQTLANLYLAVDQNLDIISVINKIDLPAADVEKVTTEIINLLGCQKDDILHVSAKTGQGVDKVLDKIVDKIKTPQDNNPDLQALIFDSAYDEYRGVVIYTRVFGGRIKKGDKIKFVANQEETEVLDVGYFVPSWQSSGKLENGEIGYLVTGIKNLEKAKVGDTIVSYDKNTAALPGYKQIKPVVYAGIFPQEGSQYQRLREAILKLKLSDASLVFEPASSVALGFGFRCGFLGLLHLEIFQERLKREHKLDLIVTTPTVAYKIFLTNGQTQVLTSPSDLPEHSKIAYIEEPYMHIEVISPKKYMGSLMEYIISQKGISKSTEFIDEGRLILRFDIPLASILVDFYDNIKSISSGYASLNYDLADYRKCEIVKMDILVAEQPVEALTTLVYKDEAHQIGKRIVNKLKEVLPRQQFALKLQAAVGGKIVAGEKLSALRKDVTAKLYGGDVTRKRKLLEKQKKGKKKMAQIGKVEIPQEAYLAVLKKDNR; from the coding sequence ATGGAAAACATACGTAATTTTTGCATAATTGCCCATATAGACCATGGTAAATCTACTTTAGCAGATAGAATGTTGGAGATTACCGGTACAGTAGAAAAACGAAGAATGAAGGCTCAACTGCTTGATCAGATGGACCTAGAAAGAGAAAGGGGTATTACTATCAAACTTCAGCCGGCCAGAATGATGTGGCAAGGTAAAATTTTGAATTTGATAGATACACCGGGGCATGTTGATTTTAGCTATGAAGTATCACGTTCTTTGGCGGCGGTAGAAGGAGCTATATTATTGGTGGATGCTACTCAAGGTGTAGAAGCTCAGACTCTAGCCAACCTTTATTTAGCTGTTGATCAAAACCTGGATATTATATCAGTAATAAATAAAATTGATTTACCAGCTGCTGATGTCGAAAAGGTTACTACCGAGATTATAAACCTATTGGGTTGTCAAAAAGATGACATCCTACATGTGTCGGCCAAAACAGGGCAGGGGGTAGATAAGGTATTAGATAAAATTGTAGATAAAATTAAAACACCTCAGGACAATAATCCGGATTTGCAGGCTTTAATTTTTGATTCGGCTTATGATGAATATAGGGGTGTGGTTATATATACTAGAGTTTTTGGTGGTAGAATAAAAAAAGGTGACAAAATAAAATTTGTAGCCAATCAAGAAGAAACTGAAGTTTTGGATGTGGGTTATTTTGTACCAAGCTGGCAAAGCTCCGGTAAACTAGAAAATGGTGAAATTGGGTATTTGGTAACTGGTATAAAAAACTTAGAAAAAGCCAAAGTAGGAGATACTATAGTTTCTTATGATAAGAATACAGCCGCTTTGCCTGGCTATAAACAAATCAAGCCGGTGGTTTATGCTGGTATATTTCCTCAGGAAGGCAGTCAATATCAGAGACTTAGAGAGGCTATCTTAAAGCTAAAACTCAGTGACGCCAGTTTGGTGTTTGAGCCAGCTAGCTCTGTGGCTCTTGGTTTTGGTTTTAGGTGTGGTTTTCTTGGGCTTTTACATTTGGAAATATTTCAAGAAAGACTAAAAAGAGAACACAAATTAGATCTTATTGTCACTACGCCAACCGTAGCTTATAAAATATTTTTGACAAACGGACAAACTCAAGTCTTGACCTCTCCATCTGATCTGCCGGAGCACAGTAAAATAGCTTATATAGAAGAGCCATATATGCATATTGAAGTGATTAGTCCCAAAAAATATATGGGTTCACTAATGGAATATATAATTTCCCAAAAAGGTATTTCCAAAAGCACAGAGTTTATTGATGAGGGTAGACTTATTTTACGCTTTGATATACCTCTAGCTAGTATTTTGGTGGATTTTTATGACAACATAAAAAGTATTTCATCCGGCTATGCGTCCTTAAATTATGATTTGGCAGATTATCGCAAGTGTGAAATTGTAAAAATGGATATATTGGTAGCCGAACAGCCAGTAGAAGCTCTGACTACGCTGGTCTACAAAGACGAAGCACATCAGATTGGTAAAAGGATTGTCAACAAACTAAAAGAAGTATTGCCTCGCCAACAGTTTGCTCTCAAATTGCAAGCTGCCGTGGGAGGGAAAATAGTGGCCGGTGAAAAACTCTCAGCTCTGAGAAAAGATGTTACGGCAAAACTGTATGGCGGTGATGTCACTCGTAAGCGAAAACTTTTGGAAAAACAAAAAAAGGGCAAGAAAAAAATGGCCCAAATTGGCAAAGTAGAAATACCCCAGGAAGCCTATCTGGCAGTCCTTAAAAAAGACAATCGTTAG
- a CDS encoding sugar transferase translates to MKRANFVVNIALVPIDFILVILAAVSAYFLRFSDNISEIRPVFYELPFSEFLDLALKVSLVSILVFAMSGFYTMRDKKLAKELPKIFSGVSTVGIIIILSIFWQRELFSSRFIIIFSWALTIVYLFLARIIIFSIRNYFLKKGYGHSNIIVLGSEESRNTLVDEYKKKPQLGFTVLGEFTNLSSLKQSLDIQEKIQNKKVDSIIQTDSSIGKTEALDLLTYAQENHISLKYVASLFQTQSLNLNIISLAGQPIIEIQGTPLDGWRRVYKRIFDCVMAIVLIIMLSPLLLILALIVKFSSSGPVIVRLQRVGVKGRSFSMYKFRSMIKGAEKMKKEILDLNERSDGPLFKIKDDPRITKFGKWLRRTSLDELPQLFNVLAGHMSLVGPRPHEPQEVDRYQRGYKKLLTIKPGITGMAQVSGRSNLPFTEEAKLDIFYIENWSVLLDLIILLKTPKAMFEGDRV, encoded by the coding sequence ATGAAAAGAGCAAATTTTGTTGTAAATATTGCTTTAGTGCCAATTGATTTTATATTGGTGATATTAGCGGCTGTTTCCGCTTATTTTTTACGTTTTTCAGATAATATTTCTGAGATAAGGCCAGTTTTTTATGAATTACCATTTAGTGAGTTTTTGGATTTGGCCTTAAAAGTATCGTTAGTGTCAATTTTAGTTTTTGCCATGTCGGGTTTTTATACTATGCGGGATAAAAAACTAGCCAAGGAATTGCCCAAAATTTTTAGTGGTGTTTCTACCGTGGGTATAATAATTATTTTATCTATTTTTTGGCAAAGAGAATTATTTTCATCCAGATTTATAATAATATTTTCCTGGGCTCTCACCATTGTGTATTTATTTTTGGCTAGAATTATTATTTTTTCTATTAGAAATTATTTTCTAAAAAAAGGATACGGACACTCCAATATCATTGTTTTAGGTTCGGAAGAAAGTAGAAACACTCTTGTAGATGAATATAAAAAAAAGCCCCAGTTGGGATTTACAGTCTTAGGGGAATTTACCAATTTATCTAGCTTAAAACAATCATTAGATATTCAAGAAAAAATCCAAAATAAAAAAGTAGACAGTATTATACAAACTGATTCCTCAATTGGTAAGACTGAGGCTTTAGATCTTTTGACGTATGCTCAGGAAAATCATATTAGCCTAAAATATGTTGCTTCTTTGTTTCAGACCCAGAGTCTTAACCTAAATATTATTAGCTTGGCTGGGCAACCTATTATAGAGATACAGGGCACGCCTTTGGATGGTTGGCGCAGAGTTTATAAAAGAATTTTCGATTGTGTAATGGCTATAGTATTGATTATTATGCTATCTCCATTATTGTTAATTCTAGCCTTAATAGTAAAGTTTAGTTCATCAGGACCGGTCATAGTCAGGCTACAAAGAGTCGGCGTTAAGGGCAGATCATTTTCAATGTACAAATTTCGTTCAATGATAAAAGGTGCCGAAAAAATGAAAAAAGAAATATTAGACCTAAATGAAAGATCCGATGGTCCTTTGTTTAAGATAAAAGACGACCCTAGAATAACCAAGTTTGGTAAATGGCTGAGACGAACCAGTCTAGATGAGCTTCCTCAACTTTTTAATGTACTAGCTGGACATATGAGTCTAGTAGGTCCTCGTCCCCATGAGCCTCAGGAAGTAGATCGCTATCAAAGGGGCTACAAAAAACTTTTGACTATCAAACCTGGTATCACCGGCATGGCTCAAGTTTCTGGACGTTCCAATTTACCTTTTACTGAGGAGGCAAAACTGGATATTTTTTATATAGAAAATTGGTCTGTGCTTTTGGATTTGATAATTTTGTTAAAAACTCCGAAAGCTATGTTTGAAGGAGACCGCGTCTAA
- a CDS encoding glycosyltransferase family 4 protein — protein MKIAIDFRIFGTKYGGLGRYNHEFLRHLIKIDSQNKYILIFKEDPGLDLPKNFQVEICDCHWYSFKEQFVLPYILYKIKPDLVHFTHFNVPILYNSPYVVTIHDLIMTKFPSQRASTHSRIFFRLKYWFYQQVIRHAIFNSESIIAVSKFTAQDIIKYFEFTDVESKKIQVIYEGVSQVEPSQKEAFNLPKNFFLYVGNAYPHKNLEFLINAFEMFFNKHPEYHLVLAGSKDYFYKRLESETKCPNIIFTGHITDDVLASYYKNARAYVFPSKYEGFGLPPLEAMAHSLPVLSSQASCLPEILGHSALYFDPDDQNDLFQKMEEIVANNLLRAELIKAGLKQIQKYSWSDMTKKILEVYKNY, from the coding sequence GTGAAAATTGCTATAGACTTTAGAATATTTGGTACTAAATATGGTGGCTTGGGACGCTACAATCATGAGTTTTTACGTCACCTTATAAAAATAGATTCTCAAAACAAATATATTCTTATTTTCAAAGAAGATCCAGGACTTGATTTGCCGAAAAATTTTCAAGTTGAGATTTGTGATTGTCACTGGTATAGTTTCAAAGAACAGTTTGTCTTACCATATATTTTATATAAAATAAAACCAGATTTAGTGCATTTTACCCATTTCAATGTGCCTATTTTATATAATAGTCCATATGTCGTGACTATCCATGATCTGATAATGACAAAATTTCCCAGCCAGCGAGCTAGCACACATAGTCGTATATTTTTTAGGTTAAAGTATTGGTTTTATCAGCAGGTGATAAGACACGCTATTTTCAATTCAGAAAGTATAATAGCTGTCTCCAAATTTACTGCTCAAGATATAATAAAATATTTTGAATTTACTGATGTTGAGAGTAAAAAAATTCAAGTTATTTATGAAGGTGTGTCTCAAGTTGAACCCAGTCAAAAAGAAGCTTTTAATCTACCAAAAAACTTTTTTCTTTACGTGGGTAATGCCTATCCTCATAAAAATTTAGAATTTTTGATAAACGCATTTGAAATGTTTTTTAATAAACACCCGGAATATCATTTGGTATTAGCCGGTAGCAAGGATTATTTTTACAAGCGTTTAGAGTCAGAGACAAAGTGTCCAAATATTATATTTACCGGCCATATTACAGATGATGTATTGGCCTCATATTATAAAAATGCTAGAGCTTATGTCTTTCCTTCAAAGTATGAAGGTTTTGGCCTACCACCTTTGGAGGCTATGGCTCATTCTCTGCCAGTATTATCTAGTCAGGCATCTTGTCTGCCAGAGATATTAGGACATAGCGCCTTATATTTTGATCCTGATGATCAAAATGATTTGTTCCAAAAGATGGAAGAGATAGTTGCAAATAATCTTTTACGTGCCGAGCTTATAAAAGCCGGACTCAAACAAATACAAAAATATTCTTGGTCTGATATGACCAAAAAAATACTAGAAGTTTACAAAAATTATTAG
- a CDS encoding glycosyltransferase gives MKKVALAHDHLFQIGGAEKVLATLSGIYHQAPIFTLINDKKISRKILPQENIETSKLQNVPKIIYLFKLFLLYMPKIWEKTDLSRYDIIISSSSAFVKGLYKGNNSKHICYCHAPTRYLWDDKEEYIINLPEGKFLKIFLPHFLNKLQNWDFSKAQDVDYFIANSNFIADKIKKHYKRDSLVIYPPINVNEFELADKIENYFLIVSRLRPYKKVDLAIKAFNNLKLPLKVIGSGSELTRLKKMAHSNIEFLGELDDKQRNYYLSRCRAFIYPQIEDFGISALEAMASGRPVIAYAKGGALETVIEGLSGTFFDDQTWESLAHKILRFDDGQYDKNKIREHAKKFDEVVFRQKILNFVENI, from the coding sequence GTGAAAAAGGTTGCTTTAGCTCATGATCATTTGTTTCAAATAGGTGGCGCAGAAAAAGTACTAGCTACCTTGTCTGGTATATATCATCAGGCACCTATTTTTACATTGATTAATGACAAAAAAATAAGCAGAAAAATTTTGCCACAAGAAAATATAGAGACTTCAAAGTTGCAGAATGTCCCAAAAATTATATATTTGTTTAAACTTTTTTTGTTGTACATGCCAAAAATTTGGGAAAAAACTGATCTGAGTCGTTATGATATTATTATTTCTTCTTCCTCAGCTTTTGTAAAAGGTCTTTATAAAGGAAATAATAGTAAACATATTTGTTATTGTCATGCTCCTACTCGGTATCTTTGGGATGACAAAGAGGAATATATTATTAATTTACCGGAGGGTAAGTTTTTAAAAATATTTCTACCACACTTTTTGAATAAATTACAAAATTGGGATTTTTCTAAGGCACAAGACGTTGATTATTTCATAGCTAATTCAAATTTTATAGCTGATAAAATAAAAAAACATTACAAAAGGGATTCACTTGTGATTTATCCCCCCATAAATGTAAATGAATTTGAATTAGCTGATAAAATAGAAAATTATTTTTTGATTGTCAGCCGTCTCAGGCCATATAAAAAAGTAGATTTAGCAATCAAGGCTTTTAATAACCTAAAATTACCTTTGAAAGTTATTGGTTCTGGTTCAGAATTGACACGTTTGAAAAAAATGGCTCATTCTAATATTGAATTTCTAGGTGAGCTTGATGATAAGCAGAGAAATTATTATCTATCACGCTGTCGGGCCTTTATATATCCGCAGATAGAAGACTTTGGTATATCAGCTTTGGAAGCTATGGCATCAGGACGGCCAGTAATAGCTTATGCTAAAGGTGGAGCCTTGGAAACAGTGATAGAGGGCTTAAGTGGTACCTTTTTTGACGATCAGACCTGGGAATCATTGGCTCACAAAATTTTGCGCTTTGATGATGGGCAATATGACAAAAATAAGATAAGAGAACACGCCAAAAAATTTGACGAAGTAGTCTTTAGACAAAAAATATTAAATTTTGTTGAGAATATATGA